The Mannheimia pernigra sequence AACTAATATCCGTTAAACGTTTAACAGCTTCTACAATGACACCTTGCATACTACTAGGAACCCATTTTAACCCCTCCTTGCCATTTTTAGCCGGTATCCAGCGAATACCCAATTGTTTATTTCCTAGGCTATCTTCTTCCCATTCTAAACAATTAATAGAAAGAGATATTAACTCTGAACAACGAGATGGTGCAACCATAAGTAATGCCATAATAGCTGTATAGTATTCTGTTTCCTTGTCCAAATTAGGGGCATCATGAAACAATTTTGCTACCAACATCATCTCCTCATCTGTTGGCATTTTTTGAGAGCGATATTCTTTTCCCTTTTCATCAAGCAGTATAGTTAAGTCTCTCGGGCGCTTATAAGGATTGTTCCATATGGGTAAATTAGGAGTAATATAATTTATTCGACAAAAATCGAATAATTTTTCAAGTTGATATCCCAATTTATTAATTGAGTCTGAGCCTTTTTCATATTTTTTCATAGCTAAAGACTCAACTTCTCTAATGACTAAATAATCTAAGAGTAATATGTCTGCACTAGATTTTACATTGTAAAGAGCCATTTCAACTAAACGTAATGCTTCAATGTGTCTTGCTAATTGTCTAATTGGTTGTAGAGAATATGTATAAAGAATATATGCCTTTGCGAAATCAATAAATGGCTCTGATAATGGCTCATATTTATAGGCTGTCGACTTAATTCTATCTGTAGAAAAACGAACTTGAACCGAATATATACCAAACTTTGCCTTCCATTGATTATTTTCCCAGCAGTCATTCCCAAAGGCAGTAAGTCTATTTTTACAAAAATCAATAAATTGGGCTAAATTTAATTCAGGATTATTATGTATTGGAGTAAAAATTGGATTATTCATATTAATGTTTCCCCCTAACTCTTTTCATCTCATTACAAGCTTGAACTACATATTCGACAGCCAAAATAATACGATCTTTAGAAGAAGCATAATCTATATTCTTAGTTTTTTTAAAGCGCTCTTCCTTCTCCTTATAGAGTTTATCTAAAATTTCTTGATGTGGGCCATTAAGTAATGGTCTAAATTTCGGGCATAAATAGCAATTCTCATAGCTACTTATACAAAATTTATTTGTACCACATGCTCCAATTGTATCTGAACCATTATTGGTTATAAATGATTGAGGGTCATGTCCTCTTTCACTCTCATATAAATTCTCTATAATTTTTCCTGCGAACGCTTGGGCTAACTTTCCCATATCTTTCCCTATAGTACGATCGATGTATTGAACGGTATCTGCTGTATTTTCAGTATAAACTTTGACATTTTGTGTATCAGAATGGTCTAAAAGTTCTGCAATGATATGAGCACCGACACCTTTTCGTCCCAAATTTGTTCCTCGGGTATAACGAAACCTTCTAGCACTAACATGAATAATTTCACCAGTTCGCTCTGAAATAGCTTTTTGTAGGATACAGAATTTACGCAATACACGAAATTCTAATTCGGAAGAGGAATAATGGAAAATATCTTTATCTAATAAAGATAAATCAAACTTCTTATTTTCTATATTTCCTAATAGACATTTCCAATCTATGAACATGGGTAATTTCATTTTGTGATTAACAATAAATTTCTCATCTATAATTTTTAGTAATTTATTATATTGTTGCTCTATAAAATTCAACAAAATTAGGTATAAATCCTCTGTTATAGCCAGTTTTTTAAAACTCTCTCTAAATAGAGCACCTCTTTTTTTAGCACTAGGTATATATAGATAATAATTCCAAGTACCTTCTGATATTTCCTTTCTTAGATCTTCAAATTTCAAATGACGTATTTGTATTGGTCGTCTTGCAGTAGCTTGTAATAAATGAATATAGGCATATGTTTCAAATGAAATAAGATCTTCTTTCCAGAGCCTAGACAGCTCAAACATTAAAGCTAAAATTTCATTTTGAGTAAATGCGCCAGTGTAAGGGCACCTTGTTAATACTGATATTCCTTTATCATTTCCACTTAAGGTAAAACTTTCAAGTAAGGAGACTACAGATTTATCAATCCCATCATATCCATATTCATACCAAGAGAGTAAAAATCCTTTTAATGCGCCTAAATACCATTCATTCTTTTTTCCTAAGATAGCTTTCCAATTTAATATCGCTGGGACATCAATTACTTTTAAATTAGTATCTATTACTAGCTCTTTAAATCTCTTATACATATTAATGGTATGATAACTAGAGTATTTTTCAGCATATATAGCCAATGTTTTCTTAAAACCATTTAGTGTTTTCTTATCTATATCTAATACAATTTGAGAAAAGTTAATTATAATGTCTTTACTGATATGCCAGGAATTTTCATGCTCATAAAATTCATATCCATCTCTTGATTTTCTTGGAAATTTATTTTTACTCATAATTATTGACCTTTTCTTGGAAATCTTTCTGTATCTCTAATAAAATTTTATCAGCTTTTTCGCGAATATAACGTTGGTTATAAACATGTGCCGATCTTTCTGATGTATGTCCCATCAGGTGTTGCCTCATTTTGATTTCTTTTTCAGGGGAAATAAAGTCTTTATGAGAAATATTATGTTTTAATTCAGCATTATTTTTATCTATTTTTCTTGAAAATTCTAGATTCCATTCATGGCGAAATATATGAGGATGAATAATAGAAAATTTTTGATTTACTTTTTTCATTGTCGGTACAATAACATTGTCAAAAGAACTTGTACTAATAGGGTGGCCTAATGTTTTTCCTTTACGATGAGTTACAAATAGATAAGGATGCTTATTGGCATAAGGGATTTTAGAGCGATAATTCATAATATAATCATCTATAAGCTGAGCTATATGATTTGAAATAGGTAATCTACGCTCTTTTGTCTTAGCTACAGCCTGATTCCTCCTTGTATCATATTTGTCATCATGTGTTCTTTTAATAAGAATTGAAGGTCTAGCTGTTGCTATATCAATACAATCTATTTTGATTGATAGTAACTCACCTCTTCTAATACCAAGATCTTTTAGTAAAATAAACATTAAGTGATTTCGTTTTCTAATGCCAATATCTCGAAATGGATTATTCGGATTTGAAAAATTTGCAATAGACATAAACTCATCCAAAAGTCCATCAGGTAATTCACTCTCTAATTTTATTAAGGGTACTTTATGATTTTTAGGTCTATGAGCTTTAATTAATGAGATAATTTCCATTAAATTTTTCCTGTATCCGTCGGAGATTTTTATGCTTTTAGATAGAAATAAAATATAGTCTGAAAGAGTAGTTAGCCTATTATATTTATGACTAAGCGATACAGATGGATAGCTATCAATAAACTGAGTGCGTCCCTTTGTAACAAAACGCTTCTTTACATAGTTAGTCTTTTTCTGTTTAGCAGCATTTATTTGCATGTGCCTAAAAAGAGATTCTAATTCACTTTCAGTCAGCAGTTTTTCGTTTTTAACTAAATCACTGATTATTAAGTGGTTATTATTTTCCCACTCCATTAACCATTGTAAGGTCACTAATTTGTTTCTAATTGTATTTACGGCAGAATATCGTAATTCTAGAGTAACCCACAAAGTGGAATAGAAATCAGGTAGTTCTGTTTTTTTATTAACCAATAAAGGAAAGCGTTCCCCATTCGTAAAAAGGATTGTTTCTAATCTATGCATATGACTTTAATTTTACAAACAAATATATATAAATACTAACAACAAAGATATAACTAGTCAAAATAAATGTAAAAAAAGTAGAGCCTTGTTTTACAAGGCTCTACCTAGATACTCTATGATTTATTTTGACAGTTTAGATATATACGTATCTCAAAAAGGAATATCATCAAAATTTATTTCGTTGTAGCCGTTATTTTGAAAAGCGAAAAGTAGTAATTTGCCAATCTGTTTATCTGAATAAGTGATTTTTTCTGTAAGAATGGAGCGTTTATAGGTTTGAATGTGTTTCCCTGTTAGCTCTAACAATAATTGATTAGCTGAAAAACCAACATCTTTTTTACTCTTTTCTCTAGCCCATTCGATAAGCTCATAAACAGAAATATAATCGCTTTGATTTTGGCTCATTGTTTCTATTTTTGTTTGAGGAACTTTATCTAATAATTCAGGCATTTTGGATTTAATCAGTTTTGCTATTTCAGATCCTCTTACCGTAAATCGGGTAAGTTCTAAGGTATTGAAGGCATTATCTGCTATCACTTCATTCAAATAACCTTTGATATGATCAAAAGTGTCTTTGAAATGATTGCTCATAGGTTCGTAGCTATGCCTTTCCCCTCTTTGATCAATTTCAAAGACCGTACAATAAACAAAAGCATTATCATACTGATTATGTGAGCCTCCTTTACGAAAACCAAAAATAAGCCCCTCTAGCTTGTCGGCAATAGATGCCGGCGTTCTATTCGTGTAACTAACTAATTTTTCAATCAAGTCTTTTAGGGAAATTACGGGATTAGAAAGATTTTCAAGTATTGAAATAAATTGACTATGATCAGCCATAAAACGCCCCTTTAACGCTGCCCTTTACTGTGAGAGCGTGGAAAGAGAAATAAAGGGCTTTCTCCTTTCGTTTTGGTAGCTACTCCGCCACTATCCACACTAATTTGAATAAATCCGTATAGTTACGGATTGAACTTGATAGGCTGTATTTTATTACAGTAAAAGAGGCTGTTCAAGCGGTCATTTCCCTGTAAAAAAATTTCTTACGTTATCGAACCGCAATCGGGGCGTGATTGGTACCGAATTGGTACGGATACGGAACTGATTTGGAATATCTAGGAGCAAATAAAAAGCCGTCAATTTTCATCAACGGCTTAAGGTTCATTTTGAGTCACAATATCAGGGCAAGCATTTTGGCGGATAGCATTCTTTAGAAAGCGTTTATATCTAGCTGCTACCGATTTAGACGATAGAACGCCTTTCAATATAGCGTGATAGATTTCATCATTGATTAAGGCTTTCTGAATGAAATAACCTTGTTCTATGTTTGAACGTATATCTGCTAAGGTGTCAATTCTTAAATGGCGGTAGAAAATAAAGCTGTCTCTAGTGATAAATTCGTGTATGCCGGCTTTTAAAATACAAGTTTCATCTAGTGCTTTGTCGCCCTTAATACTAGAGCAGCTTACATTTAAAATCATATCTTCTTTGCCGGTTTCACCATCAAAACAGGGGTCAGTCAGCAAGATATAAAGGTGCTTGTAGTTGTTTTCTTCCTTACCGTAATTTGTGGGGCGTAGAATAGTAACCTGTCTTTGTATTTTAGGCATTATTTGAACCATTCAAGAGTTTATCCACTGCCATTTGTTCTTCTTGCTGTTCTAATATGCTTTCGATTTCGCTTTCTGTTTTACCTAAATTAGCAAGTAGTGTTTTTAAATAAATAGGCTTGCTTCTTCCCTGCGGATCTTCCCATTCGGGGATATATTTCGGATTATGCGTATATTCTACTAGGGCGAAAGGCTTATAGCTTCCGAAAGTCGCAAAGACTTCATCTAAAATTTCGGTGTCACTTTCTGATAGGCAATCAAAAAAGTATTCATCTGTAGTATCTACGGCTTTTTTTAGGCTGATTTTATGATCTTCTTTATCGGCTATCCAATCACCCCAAATGCTGCCTTTTTGGTAAAGGCTCGCTTCTTCGCCTCGCATTAGGTTTAGCGTGTTGCTTAATACCGGTCCATACGGCAAAGAGTAATATTCATCGTTAGAAATAGAGTAGCTATATCTTTGCCAAGAGAGGCGGTCAGCAAGATAAAGCAATTTCATTACCTTAATATGCTCCATTGTGCCGCCAGCCTTATTTAATAAATAAGCCGTTGCCTGTGCTACTTTTAATTCATCAAACATAATTGCCCCTTTGCCTCATAAATTAGGCTTTCATTTATGGGTATTATAAAGATAAATGGCTATCGAATAAAGCCGTATAGTCTTTAGTAGTGTTTTATAGGTGCATAGTAAACACAAGGTAGAAAATAAAAAGCCGCCAATCATCAGATCAACGGCTCATTTTTAAAGTCGGGCAATTTGTTCAAATACCTGTGGAGATTGTTCCACTAATCGCAAAAGGATAGTTGCCTGTGGGTTTGGGGTACTTTTCCCTTGCTCCCACCCTTGATAGGTTTTTACGCTTGTTCGTAAACGTTGAGCAAATACCGCTTGAGAGAGGTTTAATCTTGCTCTAATAGCTTTTACCTCATCGGCTGAAATCTGTAATGGCTCAGGGCGTGATAGCGTTTCAGTGCGTAATGTTCGTTTGCCCTCGAGGTGTTCTTTCATTGCTGTTAAGCCCTCCATTAAGTCATTGTAAAAGCTCATTGTTACCCTTAAATGTTTTTAACCTGTGGAATAAGCACTAAATTGAAAGCCCCTAAAATCTTTTGAATGGTGTCAAATCGTGGCTTGCTACCTTTGGCTAGGGTTTTATATAGGCTCTCTCTTCCTAGCCCTGTTTGCTTCGCAAGTTCCGCCATTCCTCTAGCCCTTGCTATATCGTTTAAGGCTTCTAGAAATTCGTCTTGGTCTCCCTCTTTCAACACTTCGGCTAAATAGGCTTGTATAGTTTCCTCGTCAGTTAGAAATTCCGCTACATCAAAAGGGCGTAAGCCGTGTTTATCTGCCATTTCTTCGTTAATTTGTACTGCTTCCATTACTGCCCTCTTAAATTTGCCTATAAAAGTATCCTATTAGATACACATTATCAAGCATTACCCTCAATTTAGGTGATGTTTTGGTGAAGTTGGTGATATTTTGGTGATGTTTTTTTAAAAAATATCACCACTCTTAGAGCCTTGATATATAAGGGTTTATATTAATTTTGGTGATAATGGTGATATTTTTTTTAAAAGTTTGGCTGTAAAAAAATATATATAGAAGAACGGCAATAAAAAAGCCGTCAGGCGATAACCTAACGGCATTACAAGCGGTCATATTTGGCGGAAAATTTACTAAGTTTTACTAAGCTACTTTTAAATGATATTGAGGCAAGCTACCTTGTGAACATTCTTCTACAAAATCCGCCCATACTTGGAGCAGTTTAAAACGTTGTTCTAGGCGTTCGCCCCTGTCATAAGCCGCCTTTACTCTGTTGCTGTTTATATGAGATAGAGCCACTTCGATTAAATCACTGTTATATCCTTTCTCATTGAGATAAGTAGAGGCAATAGACCGCAAGCCGTGAGCTACTAATTTGCCTTTGTAGCCCATTCATTTGATCGCACTGTTGGCGGTTTGTGTATTAACGTGCGTTTGAGGGTTCTTCACACTTGGGAAGATGTATTCTTTGCCGCCACTTAGTTTCTTAATTTCTCGCAAGAGGGCGATTGTTTGCCGTGATAATGTGATTTTATGCTCAATACCTCGCTTCATATTTTCCGCCGGTATCGTCCACAGTTTCGCACGTTCGTCTATATCCGCCCATTTCGCCTTAGCCGCTTCGTTAGGGCGTGTCATTGTGAGTAACTGCCACAGAATTAAATAGCGTGTCTGTAGATGAATTTGGGCGTTCTGTAGCGTGTATAAGAACTCGCCTAAATCTTCAGGCTTGATTGTCTTAAAATGCGCTACCGTTGGGCTATCGAACTCTTTCGCAATGTTGGCGGTGGGGTTAGCCGGTATCATTTCACGATGTACGGCAAAAGTCATTATTTCATTATGCTTCTGAATAGTACGCTTTAACTTCTCTAGCTTGCCCTCGTCTTGATATTGTTTAAAAGCCTTAATCGCCATCGGAGCGGTTATCTGCGTGATAGGCATTTGCCCGGAATGCGACAATAGGTTGTTTTTGATAAGGGCGATCACATCTTTTTGGTAGTTATCCGAAAAATTCTTCTTCGTCTTGCGGTGTTCAAGCCACGCCCACGCCACTTTCTCATAAACATTGGTAAGCTCATTTGCTTTCGCCTGTTCTTGCTGTTGGCGGTGGTGTTGCGGATCGATATTCTGAGCAAGCAAGGCCCTATATTCCTCTCGAGTTTCCCTCGCTTGTGCTAAAGATATATCAGGGTAAGCTCCAATGCTTAGATCATTTCGTTTTTTTGTGAACGGTCTCTCATATCTAAACCGCCAAAATTTGGAATTTTGAGTAATAACCAGCAATAAGCCGTTGCCATCTCTCAATGGGCTATCTTCGGGCTTCGCTTTTCTTATCTGTGTGTCATTCAAAGGTA is a genomic window containing:
- a CDS encoding site-specific integrase, translated to MSKNKFPRKSRDGYEFYEHENSWHISKDIIINFSQIVLDIDKKTLNGFKKTLAIYAEKYSSYHTINMYKRFKELVIDTNLKVIDVPAILNWKAILGKKNEWYLGALKGFLLSWYEYGYDGIDKSVVSLLESFTLSGNDKGISVLTRCPYTGAFTQNEILALMFELSRLWKEDLISFETYAYIHLLQATARRPIQIRHLKFEDLRKEISEGTWNYYLYIPSAKKRGALFRESFKKLAITEDLYLILLNFIEQQYNKLLKIIDEKFIVNHKMKLPMFIDWKCLLGNIENKKFDLSLLDKDIFHYSSSELEFRVLRKFCILQKAISERTGEIIHVSARRFRYTRGTNLGRKGVGAHIIAELLDHSDTQNVKVYTENTADTVQYIDRTIGKDMGKLAQAFAGKIIENLYESERGHDPQSFITNNGSDTIGACGTNKFCISSYENCYLCPKFRPLLNGPHQEILDKLYKEKEERFKKTKNIDYASSKDRIILAVEYVVQACNEMKRVRGKH
- a CDS encoding Panacea domain-containing protein; this encodes MFDELKVAQATAYLLNKAGGTMEHIKVMKLLYLADRLSWQRYSYSISNDEYYSLPYGPVLSNTLNLMRGEEASLYQKGSIWGDWIADKEDHKISLKKAVDTTDEYFFDCLSESDTEILDEVFATFGSYKPFALVEYTHNPKYIPEWEDPQGRSKPIYLKTLLANLGKTESEIESILEQQEEQMAVDKLLNGSNNA
- a CDS encoding helix-turn-helix domain-containing protein; translated protein: MSFYNDLMEGLTAMKEHLEGKRTLRTETLSRPEPLQISADEVKAIRARLNLSQAVFAQRLRTSVKTYQGWEQGKSTPNPQATILLRLVEQSPQVFEQIARL
- a CDS encoding site-specific integrase, which produces MHRLETILFTNGERFPLLVNKKTELPDFYSTLWVTLELRYSAVNTIRNKLVTLQWLMEWENNNHLIISDLVKNEKLLTESELESLFRHMQINAAKQKKTNYVKKRFVTKGRTQFIDSYPSVSLSHKYNRLTTLSDYILFLSKSIKISDGYRKNLMEIISLIKAHRPKNHKVPLIKLESELPDGLLDEFMSIANFSNPNNPFRDIGIRKRNHLMFILLKDLGIRRGELLSIKIDCIDIATARPSILIKRTHDDKYDTRRNQAVAKTKERRLPISNHIAQLIDDYIMNYRSKIPYANKHPYLFVTHRKGKTLGHPISTSSFDNVIVPTMKKVNQKFSIIHPHIFRHEWNLEFSRKIDKNNAELKHNISHKDFISPEKEIKMRQHLMGHTSERSAHVYNQRYIREKADKILLEIQKDFQEKVNNYE
- a CDS encoding addiction module antidote protein codes for the protein MEAVQINEEMADKHGLRPFDVAEFLTDEETIQAYLAEVLKEGDQDEFLEALNDIARARGMAELAKQTGLGRESLYKTLAKGSKPRFDTIQKILGAFNLVLIPQVKNI
- a CDS encoding terminase; the protein is MPKIQRQVTILRPTNYGKEENNYKHLYILLTDPCFDGETGKEDMILNVSCSSIKGDKALDETCILKAGIHEFITRDSFIFYRHLRIDTLADIRSNIEQGYFIQKALINDEIYHAILKGVLSSKSVAARYKRFLKNAIRQNACPDIVTQNEP